TCGCGAGGCCCACCACGGGATCGGCCCAGCGCCAGCCGAGCGCGAGGCCACCCGCGCTGGCCAGCACGCCGAGGGAGGTGAAGCCGTCGGTGCGGGCGTGCAGCCCGTCGGCCACGAGCGCGGCGGAGCCGATGCGGCGGCCGACCCGGATGCGGTACTGGGCGACGATCTCGTTGCCGGCGAAGCCGAGCACGCCGGCAACCGCCACCGCGGCCAGGTGGTCGACGTCGGCCGGGTTGAGCAGGCGGCGGACCGCCTCGACGCCGGCGACGACCGCGGAGGCGGCGATGAAGACGACGATCACGATGCCGGCGAGGTCTTCGGCGCGGCCGAACCCGTACGTGTACCGCCGGGTGGGTGCCCGCCGCCCCAGCGCGAACGCGATCGCCAGCGGCACCGCGGTCAGCGCGTCGGCCACGTTGTGCAGGGTGTCGCCGAGGAGCGCGACCGAGCCGGACACGACGACCACGGCGGCCTGCAGCACGGCCGTGACGCCGAGCACCGCGAGCGAGATCCACACCGCGCGGGTGCCCTCGCGGCTGCTCTCCAGCTCCGAGTCGACGTGGTCGGCGGTGTCGTGCGAGTGCGGCCGGACGGCATGAACCACCCGCCGCCACCAACCGTCGTGGTGGTGGTGCGGGTGGTCGTGCCCGTCCGGCATGGCCCCCATCCTGCCGCACGGAGAGCCGCCGCGCCGCCGCTCAGCGCGGCGGGTTGCCGGCCTCGTGCAGGTGCCGCAGCGCCTGGCCGTACGAGTCGATCAAGCCGGTCTCCTCATAGGCGATGCCGTGCTCCGCGCAGAAGTCCCGCACGATCGGCTGGGCCTTGCGGAGGTTGGGCCGCGGCATGCTCGGGAAGAGGTGGTGCTCGATCTGGTAGTTGAGGCCGCCCAGCGCGAAGTCGACGACCTTGCCGCCCCGCACGTTGCGCGAGGTGAGCACCTGCTTGCGCAGGTAGTCGAGGTCGTCCTCGGCGGTGAGCACCGGCATGCCCTTGTGGTTGGGGGCGAACGAGCATCCCATGTAGACACCCCACAGTCCCTGATGGACCGCGATGAACAGCAGCGCCAGGCCGGGCGAGAGGACCGTGAAGAGGACACCGAGGTACACGGCCAGGTGCACCACCAGCAGCACCGCCTCCAGCCGCCGGTGCCGCATCGGCGTGTCCTTCAGCGCGCGGAAGCTCCCGTAGTGGAGGTTGAGCCCTTCGAGCGTGAGCAGCGGAAAGAACAGGTGTGCCTGCCAGCGGGCGAACCAGCGGCCGAAACCGCGGCGCTCCAACGCCTGCGCCTGTGTCCACACCAGAGCGCCGGCGCCCACATCCGGGTCTTCGTCCTCGTGGTTGGGGTTGGCGTGGTGGCGGGTGTGCTTGTCCATCCACCAGCCGTAGCTGAGGCCGGTGGCCAGGTTGCCCGCGATGAGGCCGGTGACCTCGCTCGGCTTGCGCGTGCGGAACATCTGGCGGTGACCCGCGTCGTGGCCGAGGAACGCCACCTGTGTGGTGGCCACGGCGAGGAACACCGCCACCAGCAGCTGCCACCATGAGTCGCCCACCGCGAAGAAGGCCACCCATCCCCCGATGAACAGCGCCGCGGTAAACGCGATCTTCGCCGCGTACCACCCGGGCCGGCGCGCCATCAGGCCAGCTGCGTTGACACGCTTCGACAGCTGAGCGTAGTCGCTGCCTCTTTTTCGGGCAGGCTCCGCCAGGACACCGACCGTCATGCCTCTCCTCACGTCGTAGGGCTTTCGCCCCGACGGGTCGGCGAGGCGCCACGCAGACAAGTCTCCGCATTGTGCCGTCGATCAGGAACCCTGGGAACCCCCGTAAGTGGGGTAGGGGTAACGCTACCCCTAAGGGTCAGTGCCGAGTTTGTTCCTGAACCCAGGCGTGATAGTCGGGATTGCCGCTGCCGACAGTGGTTACGAGGATTTCAGGCACGTCGTACGGGTGGGCCACGCGCACATGGTCGACGAGCGCGTCGAGGCGGTCCGGCGCCGTCTTGAACTGGACCGACCACTCCTGCGCGGTTTCCACGCGGCCGTCCCACCAGTACGTGCTATCCACCGGCCCGCCGACGCGCGCGGAAGCCGCGAGGCGCCCGGCGACGGCGGAAGCGGCGAGGACGTCGGCGACCGAGCGCGCGTCCACGACCGTCGTTACCAGACAGATCTGCTCCACGGGCGGACACCATACGCGAGCAGCGTTACAGGCGATACGTTTCGATCCACTTGTCGATCTGCGCCCACCAGTCGTACAGCCACGCGATCCGCTCTTCGCGCTCCTTCGGCACTTCCTCTGGCGGCACCGACCAGAAGCGCATGACCAGGCGTTTGTCCATCGGCAGCTCGCGCCACACATCGGCAACCGTCAACATGCGGTCAAGCCCTGTGTGCGCCACGAAAATCACCCCCGCGTCGGGTGCCGCATCGAGCGCGGCGAGCATCCCGCCGGGCTGTGGCGCGAGGACGTTTCGCATGCGCTCCGCGCGCGCCGCCATGTCGGCGTGCCCGCGGGCGCGCAGCCGTTCGATCGCCCGGGTGCGGCGCCGTGGGGTGAAGTTGCCACCCTCGGGAAAGATGACCAGAACGTCGTTGTCGTCCAGCCCGGTGGCCAGGTGACCGATCTGTGCCTCGATGGAGTCTCCCGGCGTACGGCCGGGTGCGATGAAGCGGTTGGGCAGCCGGTTGAGCATCACGTCGATCGCGGGATCCCACTGCAGCGTGTCTTTGAGGACGATGCGCGGCTCCCGGTCGTACCAGTTGACGAGCGCCTGGATGAGGATGAACGAGTCACCGGGCCCGGCGTGCCGGCACAGCACCACCTCGGGCCGGCCGGGTGCGGCGGTGTCCGGGTCGGTGCCGACCACGTCGATGCTCACGCGCAGCGCCCACCGCCCCTGCCAGAAGAGCGCGCGCAGGAATCGGCCGGTCAGCACGTAGTGCGCCCGCTGGAACGCGGGCGAGCGCACCTTCCACCCGAAGCCGGAGGCCAGCCACAGCGCGAAGAGCGTGACCAGCGCGACGGCGTCCCAGACGAGGTAGACCACGCCGATCCACAAGAGACGGAGCAGGCGCAGGCGGCCGGGCATGAGCGGTGAAGCGGCGGCAGCGACCAGCAGCCACAGTGGGACAGTCGTCACCGCGACGACGGCGAGCACCACCACGAGCGGACCGAGGACGATCCGGCGCACCCACCGGGGCGGCAGCCGCATCAGCTGCCATCCACATAGGACTGCAGGTAGCGGCGGGACGCCGTGTACGCCCGGCTGATCCGGCGGCCCACCGCGGCCCGGTCGCGGTACGCCCACGGGGTGTCGTCGCGGGGCTCGCCGCCCCCGGTGGGCAGCACGTGCACGTCGACGTCGTCCGGCAGCGCGGCCATCTCGCGGGCGAAGCGGTGCCGCCGGGCGATCTCGAACGCCACCTGCGCCACCTCCCACGGCCGGCGCGGCGGGCTGAGCGGTCGCTCAATGCGCCCCACCTGGAGCACGAAGACCTGTTTGGCACCGGCCGCAACAGCCTCGCCGACCGGGATCGAGTTGACGATGCCGCCGTCGACGTAGTGCTCGCCGTTGATTTCGGCGGGCGGCAGCAGTCCCGGCACGGCGGCGGAGGCGAGCACCGCCTCGACCACCGGCCCGCTCACGAACCAGTGCTCGGCCGCCCGCTCGATGCTCGCCGCGCAGCAGCGGAAGGGCACCTTGAGCTCGTCGAAACGGGTCGCCTCGCCGAGCTCACGCTCCAGCAGACGGCGCAGGGGGCGAGGCGAGTGCAGGTGTGTGCGGGCGGCGAAGCGGCGGAGCTGGCGGGCGACCGAGTCGCCGTACACCTCGCTCGCCTCTGGTGAGGCCCACAGCCGGACGAGGCGGTCGGTGACCGACTCGGTCGGCTCGGCGGCCACAAGGGCACCGTTTACCGCACCGATGGAGGTGCCGAGCACGAGATCGGGACGGATTCCGGCCCGGAAGAGGGCGCGGAGCATGCCGACCTCGACGGCACCGAGCACGCCGCCACCGCCGAGCACAAACGCCACAGGGCCGCTGACCATGTCGTTCATCGTGGCACGGGAAGTCGCGGATGCGCTTCGCGGGCGCGAGATGACGCCGCGTGATAACGGTCAGGTCTGCCCGACACGCCGTTGACAGGGCGACTCGATTCACGGAGCCTGATACGACC
The window above is part of the Phytohabitans houttuyneae genome. Proteins encoded here:
- a CDS encoding cation diffusion facilitator family transporter; this translates as MPDGHDHPHHHHDGWWRRVVHAVRPHSHDTADHVDSELESSREGTRAVWISLAVLGVTAVLQAAVVVVSGSVALLGDTLHNVADALTAVPLAIAFALGRRAPTRRYTYGFGRAEDLAGIVIVVFIAASAVVAGVEAVRRLLNPADVDHLAAVAVAGVLGFAGNEIVAQYRIRVGRRIGSAALVADGLHARTDGFTSLGVLASAGGLALGWRWADPVVGLAITAAILVVLAGAARQVYRRLMDAVDPELVDAVEHALGHTEGVRGVGAVRVRWIGHRMRAECEIVVDPALTVVQAHAVAVEAEHNLLHSVPKLGSAIVHADPEPTADSDHHEAVAHHHHRRELS
- a CDS encoding fatty acid desaturase family protein; translation: MTVGVLAEPARKRGSDYAQLSKRVNAAGLMARRPGWYAAKIAFTAALFIGGWVAFFAVGDSWWQLLVAVFLAVATTQVAFLGHDAGHRQMFRTRKPSEVTGLIAGNLATGLSYGWWMDKHTRHHANPNHEDEDPDVGAGALVWTQAQALERRGFGRWFARWQAHLFFPLLTLEGLNLHYGSFRALKDTPMRHRRLEAVLLVVHLAVYLGVLFTVLSPGLALLFIAVHQGLWGVYMGCSFAPNHKGMPVLTAEDDLDYLRKQVLTSRNVRGGKVVDFALGGLNYQIEHHLFPSMPRPNLRKAQPIVRDFCAEHGIAYEETGLIDSYGQALRHLHEAGNPPR
- the cutA gene encoding divalent-cation tolerance protein CutA, whose amino-acid sequence is MEQICLVTTVVDARSVADVLAASAVAGRLAASARVGGPVDSTYWWDGRVETAQEWSVQFKTAPDRLDALVDHVRVAHPYDVPEILVTTVGSGNPDYHAWVQEQTRH
- a CDS encoding 1-acyl-sn-glycerol-3-phosphate acyltransferase, whose translation is MRLPPRWVRRIVLGPLVVVLAVVAVTTVPLWLLVAAAASPLMPGRLRLLRLLWIGVVYLVWDAVALVTLFALWLASGFGWKVRSPAFQRAHYVLTGRFLRALFWQGRWALRVSIDVVGTDPDTAAPGRPEVVLCRHAGPGDSFILIQALVNWYDREPRIVLKDTLQWDPAIDVMLNRLPNRFIAPGRTPGDSIEAQIGHLATGLDDNDVLVIFPEGGNFTPRRRTRAIERLRARGHADMAARAERMRNVLAPQPGGMLAALDAAPDAGVIFVAHTGLDRMLTVADVWRELPMDKRLVMRFWSVPPEEVPKEREERIAWLYDWWAQIDKWIETYRL
- a CDS encoding patatin-like phospholipase family protein, whose amino-acid sequence is MVSGPVAFVLGGGGVLGAVEVGMLRALFRAGIRPDLVLGTSIGAVNGALVAAEPTESVTDRLVRLWASPEASEVYGDSVARQLRRFAARTHLHSPRPLRRLLERELGEATRFDELKVPFRCCAASIERAAEHWFVSGPVVEAVLASAAVPGLLPPAEINGEHYVDGGIVNSIPVGEAVAAGAKQVFVLQVGRIERPLSPPRRPWEVAQVAFEIARRHRFAREMAALPDDVDVHVLPTGGGEPRDDTPWAYRDRAAVGRRISRAYTASRRYLQSYVDGS